AAAATTTCTTTTACAAGTGTTGAACTAACAAATGAATAACGGTTTCCCGTCATCATGAAGAGAGTTTCTATTGATTCATCGAGTTTTCTGTTCATCATGGCCATTTGAAATTCATATTCGAAATCGGAGAATGCTCTGAGACCTTTCACAAGGACATATTCCGGCTTAGTTTTCATGAAATTAACCAATAGACCCTCGAAGCTTGTAACTTCAACATTTTCGTAGGGTTCGACCACTTTTTTTATAAGCTCAACCCTTTCGTTGATGTCGAAATAAGGCTTTTTGCTAGGATTATGAAGCACAGCTACTACCACTTTTTCAAAAACGCGAGACGCCCTTTGTATTATATCCAGATGACCGTTTGTTATCGGATCGAAACTTCCGGGATAAACTGCCGATTGCATTTAGATTTCCTCCGTTCCATAAATTGTAAGCATGGTGTTACCGTATTTTTTTTGAGATAACCTCACCGCGCAACGTATACTTTTTGGCATTTCGTTTCTTTTATCGTGTTCAACAATTATTTTACCATAATTTTCAATGATTTCTTCATCGTATATTTTTTCTATCAGCTCAATCGTATCATTTATTTTATAAGGCGGATCCAAAAATATGAGATCAAAAATTTTGCCTCTTGCCGAAAAATGATCTAAGGCCTGAAATGCACTGTTATGGAAAATTTCAAATTTCGATTCATCTCCATTGATTTTTTGAATGTTGGTTTTTAGAATCTTTAAAGCATTCCTATCAAAATCAACAAAGACAACCTCGGCAGCATTC
This genomic interval from Peptostreptococcaceae bacterium contains the following:
- the coaD gene encoding pantetheine-phosphate adenylyltransferase — its product is MQSAVYPGSFDPITNGHLDIIQRASRVFEKVVVAVLHNPSKKPYFDINERVELIKKVVEPYENVEVTSFEGLLVNFMKTKPEYVLVKGLRAFSDFEYEFQMAMMNRKLDESIETLFMMTGNRYSFVSSTLVKEIFILNGNIEELVPPLVYEALNTKKERTRI
- the rsmD gene encoding 16S rRNA (guanine(966)-N(2))-methyltransferase RsmD, with protein sequence MRIISGKYKGISLNGPEGSDTRPTSDRVKEALFNTLMMDLDGSRFLDLFAGTGGIGIEALSRNAAEVVFVDFDRNALKILKTNIQKINGDESKFEIFHNSAFQALDHFSARGKIFDLIFLDPPYKINDTIELIEKIYDEEIIENYGKIIVEHDKRNEMPKSIRCAVRLSQKKYGNTMLTIYGTEEI